The Longimicrobiales bacterium genome contains a region encoding:
- a CDS encoding cupin domain-containing protein, translated as MSTEDLTHTVEDGDGILCVRNPDTHRGWNGIRYKTGVSAKNVGAKKLSMNVATVPPGACAYAHIHVDFEVMLFILQGNVRHEYGENLEQSMENSAGDFIFIEPGVPHEVLNLSDTEPVIAVVARSDASEWESIRDYPSERRPG; from the coding sequence ATGAGCACCGAAGACCTGACCCATACCGTGGAAGACGGCGACGGCATTCTCTGCGTTCGTAACCCAGACACCCACCGTGGATGGAACGGGATTCGGTACAAGACGGGCGTCTCGGCGAAAAACGTGGGAGCCAAGAAGCTCTCGATGAACGTCGCCACCGTGCCGCCGGGGGCGTGCGCCTACGCGCACATCCACGTGGACTTCGAGGTGATGCTCTTCATTCTTCAAGGCAACGTGCGCCACGAGTACGGCGAGAATCTCGAGCAATCCATGGAAAATTCGGCCGGAGACTTCATCTTCATCGAACCTGGAGTGCCGCATGAGGTACTCAACCTCAGCGACACAGAGCCCGTGATCGCCGTAGTGGCGAGATCGGACGCGTCGGAGTGGGAGAGCATTAGAGACTATCCGTCGGAGCGTCGGCCGGGCTGA
- a CDS encoding metallophosphoesterase family protein encodes MRTIGVISDTHGQLRPEALQALEGSDLILHAGDVGGSDILDALNQIAPTYAVFGNTDYGTLRAALPHSQVVDLMAVDPAGADQPNTDTNPVLAYVLHINEELDLDPQAAGMKMVVFGHTHEPFIRERDGVLWMNPGSAGPRRFSLPVTVGRVRISHSDGEASLEAEILDLGLDSGGD; translated from the coding sequence ATGCGCACGATTGGGGTGATTTCAGACACGCACGGCCAACTCAGGCCGGAGGCGCTGCAGGCGCTTGAGGGCAGTGACCTCATTTTGCACGCCGGAGATGTGGGAGGCTCCGACATCCTCGATGCCCTGAACCAGATCGCGCCCACCTATGCCGTGTTTGGCAACACTGACTATGGAACTCTTCGGGCTGCGCTCCCTCACTCGCAGGTCGTCGACCTCATGGCTGTGGATCCTGCCGGTGCGGACCAGCCGAATACGGACACCAACCCCGTACTCGCCTATGTACTTCACATAAATGAAGAGCTCGACCTGGACCCCCAGGCTGCCGGCATGAAGATGGTCGTCTTCGGCCACACACATGAGCCGTTCATTCGCGAGCGAGACGGTGTGCTGTGGATGAATCCCGGAAGCGCTGGGCCGAGGCGGTTCAGCCTGCCGGTGACGGTGGGGCGGGTCAGGATATCGCACTCGGACGGTGAAGCGTCGCTCGAGGCGGAGATTCTGGATTTGGGGTTGGACTCGGGCGGGGACTGA
- a CDS encoding polysaccharide deacetylase yields MHRMTLLLSTAILVAGCQPATDSASTADGPDPTPWDWSEETVRSAVNQVRAGRDLNPDEWPGGARVAVLLSFDVDNETVQGLRDGVVSVGPLSQGQYGSRVALPRVVKLLDAEGVPASFFFPAWSLKLAPEQAEVINASGMHEIAVHGWIHERNSELDAPTEERLLVQAIESIEEITGRRPVGYRAPSWNFSPNTLDIVRRLGLLYESSLMADDRPYELVADGVPTGMVELPVEWILDDAPLFNPRGDSYASPRDVMQVWIDEFDKAWEEGTMFLLTMHPHISGHRSRIVALEGLIEHMKAKGGVWFGTHEEAALYVREQAGMNE; encoded by the coding sequence ATGCATCGTATGACCCTCCTTCTTTCTACAGCCATCCTCGTCGCCGGCTGCCAACCCGCCACCGACAGTGCCTCCACCGCAGACGGCCCGGATCCGACTCCATGGGACTGGTCTGAGGAGACGGTCCGCAGTGCGGTGAACCAAGTCCGAGCCGGCCGTGACCTGAACCCTGACGAGTGGCCTGGCGGCGCGCGCGTGGCGGTTCTCCTCTCGTTCGACGTCGACAACGAGACGGTTCAGGGCCTACGCGACGGAGTGGTGAGTGTCGGCCCGCTGTCCCAAGGCCAGTACGGGTCCCGAGTGGCGCTTCCTCGAGTGGTGAAACTGTTGGATGCCGAGGGGGTCCCGGCCTCGTTCTTCTTCCCTGCATGGAGCCTGAAGCTCGCGCCGGAACAGGCCGAGGTGATCAACGCGTCAGGTATGCACGAGATCGCGGTCCATGGATGGATCCACGAACGCAACTCCGAACTCGACGCCCCGACAGAAGAACGTTTGCTCGTTCAGGCCATAGAGAGCATCGAGGAGATCACGGGCCGCCGGCCGGTGGGGTACCGCGCCCCGTCCTGGAATTTCTCTCCGAACACGCTCGACATCGTGAGACGGCTGGGCCTTCTGTACGAATCGTCACTCATGGCAGACGACCGTCCGTACGAACTCGTCGCGGACGGCGTACCGACCGGTATGGTCGAGCTGCCCGTGGAGTGGATCCTCGATGACGCGCCGCTCTTCAACCCACGCGGTGACAGCTATGCGTCGCCCCGCGACGTGATGCAGGTCTGGATCGATGAATTCGACAAGGCCTGGGAAGAAGGCACGATGTTCCTCCTCACCATGCATCCGCACATAAGCGGACACCGGTCGCGCATCGTGGCGCTCGAGGGACTCATCGAGCACATGAAAGCCAAGGGCGGCGTCTGGTTCGGGACACATGAAGAAGCGGCCCTGTATGTGCGCGAGCAGGCGGGAATGAACGAGTGA
- a CDS encoding zinc ribbon domain-containing protein, which produces MPIYDYICSDCQEVFEAWVRKEKDVPACPSCEGANLEKQLSMPQVHSAGTKARSMKAAKKRDASQAAENTYTQQQYELNHDDH; this is translated from the coding sequence ATGCCGATCTACGACTACATCTGCAGCGACTGCCAAGAAGTGTTCGAAGCGTGGGTGCGAAAAGAGAAAGACGTCCCCGCATGTCCCTCCTGCGAGGGGGCCAACTTGGAGAAACAGCTCTCCATGCCCCAGGTCCACTCCGCAGGCACAAAGGCGCGCAGCATGAAAGCAGCCAAGAAGCGCGACGCGTCACAGGCTGCTGAAAATACCTACACGCAACAGCAGTACGAACTGAACCACGACGACCACTAA
- a CDS encoding Xaa-Pro peptidase family protein, producing the protein MHTIVPATRILAAAAVLTTLLAVRPLQAQTPEQKYTDWARLDFRPQEYEFRRDRLTDHIRESGGGILLIPGGDGAPHGGTFRQLDDFWYLTGLEVPGSMLVLDSNPPGGSATLFMPARDARFENPGRRNDFPGRPLLNDYELRGIAGIGTYRDISEFDAFLRERIAAGTPLRVNSGRVGEVPAPEPPLLGVMDPIASMIFRLRADYPGADFINAFESMARVRMIKSPAETQHMQIAADATMAGIRAGADRVRAGVDERTIQGAFEEACRAFGSAAIPFTPIIKSGPNSLWPWRVLAAHYDRRNRPMESDELVILDVGCEVDGYISDVGRTFPVGGTFTDIQREKMLVSTNAADAIIAAVRPGVTLAELTAIAYENIPDHEEQYMQTPSFFGHHIGMSSGDPALMDIPLEAGMVFTVEPWYYNHDIDIAVFVEDVILVTEDGAEVLTSALPRTPEELEAMIR; encoded by the coding sequence ATGCACACCATCGTCCCCGCCACACGCATTCTCGCTGCTGCTGCCGTGCTCACGACGCTGCTCGCCGTACGGCCGCTGCAAGCGCAGACCCCGGAGCAGAAGTACACGGACTGGGCCCGTCTCGACTTCAGGCCACAGGAGTACGAGTTCCGCCGGGACCGGCTCACGGATCACATCAGAGAGTCGGGCGGCGGGATTCTCCTGATCCCCGGTGGGGACGGAGCGCCCCACGGCGGCACCTTCCGGCAGCTGGACGATTTCTGGTATCTGACGGGACTGGAAGTGCCGGGCTCCATGTTGGTGCTGGACTCGAATCCGCCCGGTGGCTCAGCCACCCTCTTCATGCCGGCGCGAGACGCCCGCTTCGAGAACCCTGGCCGGCGAAACGACTTCCCTGGGCGTCCCCTGCTTAACGACTACGAGCTACGCGGCATTGCTGGCATAGGAACGTATCGGGACATCTCGGAGTTCGATGCGTTCCTCCGTGAACGGATCGCCGCGGGCACACCCCTGCGGGTGAACTCGGGTCGGGTGGGCGAGGTCCCCGCCCCGGAACCACCTCTTCTGGGCGTGATGGACCCGATCGCATCAATGATCTTCCGGCTGCGCGCCGACTATCCCGGCGCCGACTTCATCAACGCATTCGAGTCGATGGCACGGGTGCGGATGATCAAGAGTCCGGCGGAGACCCAGCACATGCAGATCGCAGCGGACGCCACGATGGCTGGTATCCGGGCGGGCGCGGATCGTGTGAGAGCGGGTGTAGACGAACGGACCATCCAAGGCGCGTTCGAAGAGGCGTGCCGTGCGTTCGGCTCCGCCGCGATTCCGTTCACCCCCATCATCAAGTCCGGCCCGAACAGCCTGTGGCCATGGCGCGTGCTCGCTGCTCACTACGACCGCAGGAACCGGCCTATGGAGAGTGACGAGTTAGTGATTCTCGACGTGGGCTGCGAAGTCGACGGGTACATCAGCGACGTGGGTCGGACCTTCCCGGTCGGGGGCACGTTTACTGACATCCAGCGCGAGAAGATGTTGGTGAGCACGAACGCGGCAGATGCCATCATCGCGGCCGTTCGGCCAGGCGTGACGTTGGCTGAGCTCACCGCCATCGCGTACGAGAACATCCCGGACCACGAAGAGCAGTACATGCAGACCCCGTCTTTCTTCGGGCATCACATCGGGATGTCCTCCGGGGACCCGGCCCTGATGGACATCCCGCTTGAGGCGGGTATGGTCTTCACCGTTGAGCCCTGGTATTACAACCACGACATCGACATCGCGGTCTTCGTAGAAGACGTGATCCTTGTCACGGAGGACGGAGCCGAAGTGCTCACTTCCGCACTCCCCCGCACACCCGAAGAACTCGAGGCGATGATCCGATGA
- a CDS encoding serine hydrolase, producing MRRNFVLGSALVLGACIAPALDATKPYVPTATSWAVRTPGEAGMSAAKLQEAVDYALAHETTQIPNDPGVYLRDRFAGQPYQDIVGPTAERGGVNGIVLKGGYIVAEFGDTDREDMTFSVTKSYLSTVAGLAFDDGLIRNVDDNIGDYVTDGTYSGTHNAQITWHHLLQQTSEWEGTLWDKPDQADRRMGIDRELQTPGTFWEYNDVRVNLMAYSLLHLFARPLPEVLEERIMDRIGASDDWRWHGYETSWTEIDGQRMQSVSGGGHWGGGFIIDTRDHARFGLLALRGGRWGGEQLVSSEWFDMATRPADIQSNYGYMWWLNTDQAQLPSAPGSVFYANGAGSTNIIYIDRDNDLVTVTRWVDGAEHVDEFIRLVLESIEGEG from the coding sequence ATGCGTCGGAACTTCGTGCTTGGCAGTGCCCTCGTGCTCGGCGCCTGTATCGCCCCAGCACTGGACGCCACGAAGCCCTACGTCCCAACGGCGACTTCCTGGGCAGTTCGAACGCCGGGAGAGGCGGGCATGAGCGCCGCGAAGCTCCAAGAGGCCGTCGACTACGCCCTCGCCCACGAGACCACGCAGATCCCAAACGACCCTGGCGTCTACCTGCGTGACCGCTTTGCAGGCCAGCCATACCAGGACATCGTCGGCCCGACCGCGGAACGGGGCGGCGTGAACGGTATCGTCCTGAAAGGCGGCTACATCGTCGCCGAGTTTGGCGACACGGACCGTGAGGACATGACCTTCTCCGTAACCAAGTCCTACCTGTCCACGGTGGCCGGTCTCGCCTTCGATGACGGCCTGATCCGCAATGTGGACGACAACATTGGTGACTACGTGACGGACGGGACCTACTCGGGCACGCACAACGCCCAGATCACATGGCACCATCTGCTGCAGCAGACCAGCGAGTGGGAAGGCACGTTGTGGGACAAGCCGGACCAAGCGGACCGGCGCATGGGCATCGACCGAGAGCTCCAGACGCCGGGCACGTTCTGGGAATACAACGACGTGCGCGTGAACCTGATGGCGTATTCACTGCTGCATCTCTTCGCGCGTCCGCTCCCCGAGGTGCTGGAGGAGCGCATCATGGATCGTATCGGCGCATCGGATGACTGGCGCTGGCACGGATACGAGACGTCTTGGACAGAGATCGACGGGCAGCGAATGCAGTCCGTGAGCGGCGGCGGTCACTGGGGCGGCGGTTTCATCATCGACACTCGAGACCACGCGCGCTTCGGACTGCTGGCACTTCGTGGCGGCCGGTGGGGCGGCGAACAGCTGGTATCCAGCGAATGGTTCGACATGGCCACGCGGCCCGCGGACATCCAATCCAACTACGGGTACATGTGGTGGCTGAACACGGACCAGGCCCAGCTCCCCTCCGCGCCGGGTTCTGTCTTCTACGCCAACGGTGCGGGCTCCACGAACATCATCTATATAGATCGTGACAACGATCTGGTGACGGTGACCCGCTGGGTTGACGGCGCGGAACATGTCGACGAATTCATTCGTCTGGTGCTTGAATCGATTGAGGGTGAGGGCTGA
- a CDS encoding carboxypeptidase-like regulatory domain-containing protein: MSLIWRGLVLAAAFLAAAGPIRAQTISGWIVDEQRGSPIGGAIVTLVDKDGEQHAQALSDIAGRFTISPPEAGEYQLRASRIGYHAGQSPLLALEADGTAELDMLLQPAPIGLEGLNVAVNPSVEAAAQLEIAGLPIRDLGNRWIDRADIEAVQVKRDVGSVLEWQGLGGVRVIRPEATTTGSDPIGLCISMSRANTFGGAKRCALVVVDGLAWNNIEALHIDPNTVDAMALLLPTEGAVMYGTRGEAGVLMLWTKRR, translated from the coding sequence GTGAGCCTGATATGGCGTGGTCTCGTATTGGCCGCAGCTTTTCTTGCGGCTGCGGGGCCAATCCGTGCCCAAACCATCTCGGGCTGGATCGTAGACGAGCAGCGTGGGAGCCCCATCGGGGGGGCGATCGTGACCCTGGTCGACAAAGACGGCGAGCAACACGCCCAGGCCCTGTCCGACATCGCGGGTCGCTTCACGATCTCTCCTCCCGAAGCCGGGGAGTATCAACTCCGGGCATCACGCATCGGGTACCACGCCGGCCAGTCGCCGCTCTTGGCACTCGAAGCTGACGGCACTGCCGAACTGGACATGCTCCTTCAGCCCGCCCCGATCGGCCTCGAAGGGCTCAACGTGGCGGTCAATCCATCGGTGGAAGCGGCGGCCCAGCTCGAGATTGCCGGACTCCCCATCCGAGACCTTGGCAATCGTTGGATAGACCGCGCGGACATCGAAGCCGTCCAGGTGAAACGCGACGTGGGCAGTGTTCTGGAATGGCAGGGACTCGGGGGCGTACGCGTGATCCGCCCTGAGGCCACGACCACGGGCAGCGACCCGATCGGGCTGTGCATCAGCATGAGCCGCGCCAACACGTTCGGCGGCGCGAAACGATGCGCGCTTGTGGTCGTCGACGGTCTGGCCTGGAACAACATCGAGGCTCTTCACATCGATCCGAATACAGTCGATGCCATGGCGCTGCTCCTCCCCACGGAAGGCGCCGTCATGTACGGGACGCGTGGCGAAGCGGGCGTACTGATGCTCTGGACCAAGCGCCGCTAG
- a CDS encoding MOSC domain-containing protein, whose protein sequence is MSGRVEAIWTKRSKGGVMDAAQSVDALEGKGIEGDANFGATRQVSVIEKEVFDRIKDSLPDSDPAMRRANIMVSGIRLENTRGHVLTVGRVKIRLRGETRPCELMDEQCPGLRGTLDLKWAGGAHGAVIQSGSISVGDAAELEAPTD, encoded by the coding sequence ATGAGCGGACGAGTCGAAGCAATCTGGACGAAGCGGTCCAAGGGCGGAGTGATGGACGCGGCACAAAGCGTCGATGCCCTGGAAGGCAAAGGCATCGAAGGCGACGCCAACTTCGGCGCGACGCGCCAGGTCTCGGTCATCGAGAAAGAAGTCTTTGATCGGATCAAAGACAGCCTACCCGACTCCGACCCGGCCATGCGCCGGGCGAACATCATGGTCAGCGGCATCCGCCTCGAGAACACACGCGGCCATGTGCTAACCGTGGGCAGAGTGAAGATCCGTCTACGCGGAGAAACGCGACCCTGCGAACTCATGGACGAGCAGTGCCCAGGACTCCGTGGTACGCTCGACCTGAAGTGGGCCGGTGGCGCGCACGGCGCGGTGATTCAGAGCGGTTCCATTTCGGTCGGGGACGCCGCGGAGCTAGAAGCGCCCACGGACTGA
- a CDS encoding PhzF family phenazine biosynthesis protein, producing MNLPFQTLDVFTEEIFGGNPLGLFTDATHLPTELMQRIALEMHLSETVFLGPPETPEGTARVRIFTPGREVPFAGHPTVGSAIFLAALGHAGPLEGNGEVTVVLEENVGPVPVVVRYENGTPVFARFTTALLPEHRPAPHSAADLAAMVGLSAEDVCDVEPSCGRGGPNGLSPEMVSCGLPYYCIPVKSIDAVRKSALDMTLWKSMGVATGWADHVYVLCMSGEGDAVDVHVRMYAPGSGVPEDPATGSAAAALGGYLSAADGRDEGSLSWTVEQGIEMGRPSLLYVEADRAGGETTAVRVGGSAVFVSAGTMDVPNP from the coding sequence ATGAATCTCCCGTTCCAAACCCTCGACGTATTCACTGAAGAAATCTTCGGTGGAAACCCACTAGGCCTCTTCACCGACGCGACACATCTCCCGACGGAGCTGATGCAGCGCATCGCCTTAGAAATGCACCTGTCGGAGACAGTGTTCCTGGGCCCCCCAGAAACACCCGAGGGCACGGCCCGGGTTCGCATCTTCACGCCGGGACGGGAGGTGCCTTTTGCGGGGCACCCCACAGTCGGCTCGGCAATTTTTCTGGCGGCGCTCGGTCATGCGGGGCCGCTGGAGGGGAACGGAGAGGTCACGGTCGTTCTCGAAGAGAACGTGGGACCGGTGCCCGTCGTGGTCCGCTACGAGAACGGGACCCCCGTCTTCGCTCGCTTCACGACGGCGCTGCTTCCGGAGCACCGACCGGCTCCTCATTCAGCGGCTGACCTCGCGGCTATGGTCGGCCTCTCGGCGGAAGACGTATGCGACGTGGAGCCGTCCTGCGGCCGCGGCGGTCCGAATGGGCTCTCCCCAGAAATGGTGTCGTGTGGGCTGCCCTACTACTGCATCCCGGTGAAGAGCATCGACGCGGTTCGGAAGTCCGCGCTCGACATGACCCTGTGGAAGAGTATGGGCGTCGCGACAGGTTGGGCGGATCATGTCTACGTGCTGTGCATGTCCGGCGAAGGAGACGCAGTCGATGTGCACGTGCGCATGTACGCACCAGGCTCGGGGGTCCCAGAAGACCCGGCAACAGGCTCGGCGGCAGCAGCGCTTGGCGGCTACCTGTCAGCGGCAGACGGACGCGACGAAGGCTCGCTCTCCTGGACTGTCGAGCAGGGGATCGAAATGGGTCGACCCTCACTTTTGTATGTAGAAGCGGACCGAGCCGGCGGAGAGACTACGGCGGTACGCGTGGGCGGCAGCGCGGTCTTCGTGAGCGCAGGTACAATGGACGTGCCCAACCCGTGA